CAAGGGCCGCGTCATGAGCCAGTCCACCCCCCTGGGCCGTTTCTGGGCCGAGTTCCGAGAGAACAAGGTCGCTGTCGTGGCGCTCTGTGTCTGCGTGGCGATGATCCTGCTCGCGGTGTTCGCGCCGCTGTTCTCGCCGCAGGATCCTTATGATCTGGGCAACCTCAACCTGATGGACAGCCGCCGCCCGCCGGGCTTTGTCGGGTCGGGCGAATATACCCACCTGCTGGGCACAGACCCGCAGGGGCGCGATCTGCTGAGCGCGATTTTCTACGGGCTGCGCATCTCGATCCAGATCGGCATCGCGGCAGGGGCGGTGGCGCTTACCATCGGTACGGCGCTCGGGATCACGGCGGCCTATTTCGGGGGGCGCATCGAAACGCTGATCATGCGGATCGTGGATCTGCAACTGAGCTTTCCCGCGATCCTTCTGGCGCTGGTTCTGGTGGCGCTTCTGGGGCAGGGCAAGGGACAGCTGATCGGCGCGCTGGTCGCGGCCCAATACGCCTATTTCGCGCGCACCGCTTACGGTGCTGCCAAATCCGAGCGCCGCAAGGATTACATCGAGGCCGCCCTCGCCACACCGCTGAAATCGCGGGTGGTGATCCTGCGCCACATCCTGCCCAACTGCATGCCGCCGCTGATCGTCGTGGCGACCGTGCAGATCGCGAATTCGATCTCGCTTGAGGCCACGCTGAGCTTTCTGGGCCTCGGCCTGCCGGTGACCGAACCAAGCCTCGGCATGCTGATATCGAACGGCTTTCCCTACATGATGTCGGGGCGCTACTGGATTTCGATCTATCCCGGTATCGCGCTGATCATCCTGATCGTTGCGATCAATATCGTGGGCGACCAGATCCGTGACCAATTCAATCCGAGGCTGCGCAAATGAGTGTGCTCGAAGTCGAAAACCTGCGGACCGAATTCTTTACCCGTGCGGGCACCCTGCGGGCGGTCAATGATGTATCCTTCCGGCTCGAGCGCGGAGAGATCCTCGGCCTCGTGGGCGAAAGCGGATCGGGCAAGACAGTTACCGGCTTTTCGCTCCTCGGTCTGGTTGACGAGCCCGGCCGGATCACCGGCGGCTCGGTCAAGCTGAACGGTCAGGAGCTTGTCGGGCTGCCGCAGGACAAGCTGCGCAAACTGCGCGGGCGCGACATCTCGATGATCTTTCAGGATCCGATTGCCACGCTCAACCCGATGCTGACCATTGGCCAGCAGATGCACATGGCGCTTTCCGCCCACGAACGGATGAGCCGCAGCGCCGCCGACGCCCGGTCGGCAGAGGTTCTGGGCCGCGTCGGTATCCCGTCCCCGCGCCAGAGGCTCGACAACTATCCGCACCAGTTCTCGGGCGGGATGCGCCAGCGCGTGGCCATCTCGATCGCGTTGCTGCACAGCCCGTCGGTAATCGTGGCGGACGAGCCAACCACAGCGCTGGACGTCTCCATTCAGGCGCAGATCCTGCATCAAGTAAAAGAACTTGCCGCCGACATGGGCACGGCCATCATCTGGATCAGCCACGATCTGGCGGTGGTGTCGTCGCTCGCCTCGCGGCTGCTGGTGATGTACGCGGGCCGCGTGGTCGAACAGGGGCCGACCGCCACGTTGCTGCGCGATCCGCGCCATCCCTATACGCGCGGTCTGATCGACAGCCTGCCTGCGTCGACCACACCCGGCCAGATGCTGGCACAGGTGCCCGGCACCACGCCGTCGCTGCTGTCACTGCCGCCCGGATGCCCCTTCGCACCGCGCTGCGCGCGCAGCATGGACGCCTGTGCCACCATGCCAGAGCCGACCGTGCAGGGCAGCCGCCACTGGCGCTGTCACGTCCCCGTCGGTGTGCCCCAGGAGACCCCCGCATGAGCGCTTTTCTTTCAGTCGATAACGTCTCGCGCCGTTTCGGTCCGCAGCTGACGCTCGGCGACCGCATCGCGGCCAGATTGGGCGCCAATGTCGAAACCCGCACGGTCCATGCGGTCGACCGCGTGGCGCTTGAGGTCAAGCAGGGCGAGACGCTGGGCCTCGTGGGCGAAAGCGGCTGCGGGAAATCCACGCTGGGCCGCGTCATGGCGGGGATATTGCCACCGTCGGACGGGGCTGTTCTGCTCGACGGTGTGCCGGTGATGGAAGGCGGGCTGAAAACGACGACCCGCGTGCAGACCGTGTTTCAGGATCCCTTTGCAAGCCTCGATCCGCGCATGAAGGTCGGTGACGCCGTGGCCGAAGGCCCCATCGCCCACGGCCTGACGACCAAGGCAGAATCCAAGGCCTATGTCGCGCAATGGTTCGAGAGGGTCGGGCTCGACCCCGACTGGGCCAGCCGTTATCCGCACCAGTTCTCGGGCGGGCAGCGGCAGCGGCTTGCCATCGCGCGCGCGCTAGCCATGCAGCCCGATATGCTGATCTGCGACGAACCGGTGGCGTCGCTGGATGTGTCGATCCAGGCCCAGATCATCAATCTGTTTCTGGAACTGCGCCGCGACCTCGGGCTGACCTGCGTGTTCATCAGCCACGACCTGTCGGTCGTCCAGCACGTAAGCGACCGCGTCGTGGTGATGTACCTTGGCCGCATCGTCGAATTGGGCGAAACGCAGGCTGTCTTTGACGCGCCTGCGCATCCCTACACCCGTGCGCTGCTGGCGTCGGTGCCCAAGCTGGTGATCGACAGCGATACGCTGGTGGATTTTCAGCCCATCGAGGGCGAAGTGCCTTCGCCGCTCTCGCCGCCGCCGGGGTGCCATTACAATCCTCGCTGCCCGCTGGCCGCCGATCTGTGTCGCGCCGAGGTGCCGCAGTTCCGCGCTCTGGGCAACGCGCGTTTCGCGGCCTGCCATTTCGCCGAAGAGGTCTGATCAGCCCTTGCCCTCGCTCCGCGCGCGCACCATCATGAGCGCCCGTTCCACTGGATCCGAGGGCCGATGTTCCGCTTTCTGCACAGTTCCGACCTGCACCTCGGCAAGCCTTTCGGGCGGTTCGATGAAGACGTGCGCGGTCGTCTGCGCGAGGCACGTTTTGACGCGCTGAACCGTCTGGCACAGGCCGCACGCGACGGCGGTGCGCAGGTGGTGTTGCTGGCGGGCGATACCTTTGATCAGGAAACGCCGGCGCCGCGCCTGATCCGCCAGACGCTCAACACCATGCGCGCGGCAAGCGACATCCATTGGGTGCTGATGCCGGGCAACCACGACAGCCTTGCCGCGACAGAGCTGTGGCAGACAATCCAGCGCGACCGCCCCGACAATCTGACACTGGCGCTCAGCGATGCGCCTGTCGATCTGGGCGCCGCGACCCTGCTGCCCGCGCCCTGTACCGCGCGCAACCCGGGCCGCGACCTGACCGAGGCGATGGGCCAACCCACCGCCGAGGGGCAGATCCGAATCGGTCTGGGCCACGGCGGGATTACCGAGTTCGCGGGCAAGGACGGCGAGGGCGGCGATGTGCCCTCAGGCGTGATCGCGCCGGACCGTGCGCGCCGTGCGGGTCTTGATTATCTGGGCTTTGGGGATTGGCACCGCCAGATGCGGATCGACGACCGCACCTGGTATTCCGGGACGCCCGAACAGGACGCGTTCAAACACGACACGCGGGGACAGGCGCTTCTTGTGGGGATCGGGGGCGCCGGTACAGCGCCGGAGGTGACACCCGTTGTCACGGCGGCCCTGCACTGGCAGCGCAGGACCATAACGGTAACCCCGCAGGAGGATACCGAAAGCCTGCTCGATACCGTCTTGCCACAGCTCGGCGCAAGGCGCGACACGCTGTTCGCGCTCGTCGGAGAGGGCAGGCTGGGGGTTGCGCGGATGCAGACACTGCGCGCGGGTCTGCGACGCGCGGCGCCCGACTTCCTGCATTTCGAGGAGGATCTGACGGCGGTTGCCCTCGCGCAGGAGGCCGCCGACATCGAGGCGATCGATGCCTCCGGCGGGGCGTTGCGACAGGCCGCCGAACGTCTGGCCACTCGCGCCGAGGACTCTGCGTTGTCGCAGGACGACCGCAAGGTCGCCCAAGATGCGCTGTCGCTGCTCTTCGGCTTCGCGGCAGAGGCGGGCACGGCATGAAGATACGCGGCCTTACCCTTGAAAACGTGCGGAAATTCGCAGGTCAGCGGGCCGAGATCAGCGATATCGGTGACGGTATCAGCGTGATCAGCGAAGCCAACGAATTCGGGAAATCCACTTTCTTCGACGCCCTCCATGCGCTGATGTTCACCAAGCACAGCGCCACCGGCCGTGAGGTTCAGGCACTGCGCCCCGCGGCGGGTGGTGCCGTGCGCGTCGCGGCGCGGATCGAGACGGCGGAGGGCCTGTTCACGGTCGAGAAATCGTTTCTTAGCCAGAAGAGCGCCGCGGTGCGCGATGCCTCCGGCAGGCCGATCGCGCAGCAGGACGAAGCGGAGCGCTGGATCGCGCAGGTTATGGAAAGCGGCCTTGAGGGTCCGGCGGGACTGCTCTGGGTCCGGCAGGGGGTGACCGCGATGGAGCCGCTCGACGCCTCGCCAAAGGAGCGCAGCCAGCTTCTGGGGGTGCGGCGGGATCTGCTGTCGTCGGTCGCCGGAGAGATCGACATGGTGACAGGCGGTCGCCGGATGGACCGTGTGATCCGCGCGGCACAGGATGCGCTGGCCGCCCTGGCGACCCAGACGGGACGGCCCAAGGCGGGCGGGGCATGGGCCGCCGCACAGGATGAGGCCGAAGCGCTTGAGCAGACCGCGTCGAAGCTGCGGTCCGAGGTGGCGACCCTGCGCCATGCGCTGGACCGCCGCGCGCAGGTGGCGCGGCAGCTTGCCGTGCTTGCCGATCCGGAGGCCGACGCCGACCGCCGCCGCGCACTGGCGGCCGCGCAGGCCGCGGATGCCGCCGCGCGTGCCCACGCCGAGCGTTTGGCGACCGCCCGCACGGAGGTGTCGCTGAAGACGCTGG
Above is a genomic segment from Sulfitobacter sp. HNIBRBA3233 containing:
- a CDS encoding ABC transporter permease, coding for MSQSTPLGRFWAEFRENKVAVVALCVCVAMILLAVFAPLFSPQDPYDLGNLNLMDSRRPPGFVGSGEYTHLLGTDPQGRDLLSAIFYGLRISIQIGIAAGAVALTIGTALGITAAYFGGRIETLIMRIVDLQLSFPAILLALVLVALLGQGKGQLIGALVAAQYAYFARTAYGAAKSERRKDYIEAALATPLKSRVVILRHILPNCMPPLIVVATVQIANSISLEATLSFLGLGLPVTEPSLGMLISNGFPYMMSGRYWISIYPGIALIILIVAINIVGDQIRDQFNPRLRK
- a CDS encoding metallophosphoesterase family protein — encoded protein: MFRFLHSSDLHLGKPFGRFDEDVRGRLREARFDALNRLAQAARDGGAQVVLLAGDTFDQETPAPRLIRQTLNTMRAASDIHWVLMPGNHDSLAATELWQTIQRDRPDNLTLALSDAPVDLGAATLLPAPCTARNPGRDLTEAMGQPTAEGQIRIGLGHGGITEFAGKDGEGGDVPSGVIAPDRARRAGLDYLGFGDWHRQMRIDDRTWYSGTPEQDAFKHDTRGQALLVGIGGAGTAPEVTPVVTAALHWQRRTITVTPQEDTESLLDTVLPQLGARRDTLFALVGEGRLGVARMQTLRAGLRRAAPDFLHFEEDLTAVALAQEAADIEAIDASGGALRQAAERLATRAEDSALSQDDRKVAQDALSLLFGFAAEAGTA
- a CDS encoding ABC transporter ATP-binding protein, with the protein product MSAFLSVDNVSRRFGPQLTLGDRIAARLGANVETRTVHAVDRVALEVKQGETLGLVGESGCGKSTLGRVMAGILPPSDGAVLLDGVPVMEGGLKTTTRVQTVFQDPFASLDPRMKVGDAVAEGPIAHGLTTKAESKAYVAQWFERVGLDPDWASRYPHQFSGGQRQRLAIARALAMQPDMLICDEPVASLDVSIQAQIINLFLELRRDLGLTCVFISHDLSVVQHVSDRVVVMYLGRIVELGETQAVFDAPAHPYTRALLASVPKLVIDSDTLVDFQPIEGEVPSPLSPPPGCHYNPRCPLAADLCRAEVPQFRALGNARFAACHFAEEV
- a CDS encoding ABC transporter ATP-binding protein gives rise to the protein MSVLEVENLRTEFFTRAGTLRAVNDVSFRLERGEILGLVGESGSGKTVTGFSLLGLVDEPGRITGGSVKLNGQELVGLPQDKLRKLRGRDISMIFQDPIATLNPMLTIGQQMHMALSAHERMSRSAADARSAEVLGRVGIPSPRQRLDNYPHQFSGGMRQRVAISIALLHSPSVIVADEPTTALDVSIQAQILHQVKELAADMGTAIIWISHDLAVVSSLASRLLVMYAGRVVEQGPTATLLRDPRHPYTRGLIDSLPASTTPGQMLAQVPGTTPSLLSLPPGCPFAPRCARSMDACATMPEPTVQGSRHWRCHVPVGVPQETPA